One Ctenopharyngodon idella isolate HZGC_01 chromosome 9, HZGC01, whole genome shotgun sequence DNA window includes the following coding sequences:
- the osgepl1 gene encoding tRNA N6-adenosine threonylcarbamoyltransferase, mitochondrial, with translation MFPCVLNGPVRCWMKHCTTRRAFTAVRPRIVLGIETSCDETGAAVLDETGNILGESLHSQKQTHLDTGGIIPTVAQRLHRENICRVVQEALDRSGIEPNELTAVATTVKPGLSLSLGIGLEFSLKFVRLHEKPFIPIHHMEAHALTVRMLHPIDFPFLVLLVSGGHTLLALAKGIDEFLLLGQTLDVAAGDALDKIARSLSLRNHPDCSTLSGGQAIELLAKEGNRLAFHFKSPMGQIYDCNFSFAGLRNQVTMAIRKKEREEGVETGQLLSCVKDIAAASQHTVASHIAKRTHRAILFCKSKGLLPQHNPTLVVSGGVASNEYIRQTLKIVTDATGLHLLCPPSKLCTDNGVMIAWNGIERLKQGKGIMSHTEEIKYEPKAPLGLDITSEVKDAAIKVPPLKLRINS, from the exons ATGTTTCCTTGTGTTTTGAATGGACCTGTTCGTTGCTGGATGAAGCACTGCACGACAAGAAGAGCCTTCACTGCAGTGCGCCCTAGAATAGTTCTGGGGATTGAGACGAGCTGCGATGAGACAGGGGCGGCTGTGCTGGACGAGACTGGAAATATTTTGGGGGAATCTCTGCATTCTCAGAAACAGACACACCTGGA TACGGGTGGAATTATCCCAACTGTGGCCCAACGCCTACACAGAGAAAACATCTGTAGAGTTGTCCAGGAGGCCTTAGACAGAAGTGGCATTGAACCCAATGAACTCACAGCTGTGGCCACAACAGTAAAGCCTGGTCTCTCCCTCAGCCTCGGGATTGGCTTGGAATTCAGTCTGAAGTTTGTGAGACTACATGAAAAGCCATTCATCCCTATACACCATATGGAGGCCCATGCCCTTACTGTAAGAATGCTGCACCCCATAGACTTCCCTTTTCTCGTGCTCCTTGTCTCTGGGGGTCATACTCTTCTTGCACTGGCCAAAGGAATCGATGAGTTTCTTCTTCTGGGGCAAACACTGGATGTAGCAGCTGGGGATGCTTTAGATAAG ATTGCTAGAAGTCTTTCTCTTAGGAATCACCCAGATTGTTCGACTTTGAGTGGCGGACAAGCCATAGAGCTTCTGGCGAAAGAGGGGAATCGACTCGCATTCCATTTTAAGTCACCAATGGGGCAGATCTACGACTGCAATTTCTCTTTTGCTGGTTTGCGAAACCAGGTGACAATGGCAAtaaggaaaaaagagagagaagaag GTGTTGAAACAGGACAGTTATTATCATGTGTTAAAGACATCGCCGCTGCCTCACAACATACCGTGGCATCTCATATAGCCAAACGAACACATCGTGccattttgttctgtaaatcCAAAGGTCTTCTACCACAGCACAATCCAACTCTG GTTGTTTCAGGAGGAGTAGCAAGTAATGAATACATCAGACAGACTCTGAAAATCGTCACAGATGCCACTGGGCTGCATCTACTTTGCCCTCCTTCAAAGCTTTGCACTGATAATGGAGTCATGATTGCATG GAATGGCATAGAGAGACTAAAGCAAGGAAAGGGGATCATGTCCCATACCGAAGAGATCAAATATGAACCCAA ggCACCACTTGGATTAGACATCACTTCAGAAGTTAAAGATGCTGCAATCAAAGTACCACCATTAAAACTAAGGATAAACTCTTGA
- the adat3 gene encoding probable inactive tRNA-specific adenosine deaminase-like protein 3, translated as MEPQAKRRKEMDKYDTWDVIPVLSDEKSRDTELLPAYAAPIIEKRETSRLVKELSLIYPLPDLQHIKRVRACKDKSSPHPLEVIVCLARDVAKGVMLADLLRSQSFDSSGLGEPFLVEIPAKPPLTRPQFEKASKHWPTSFHEDKQVTSALKGQLFTADQKAKMQDYMTAAIQAAKSGRDMRLDAVGAVIVDPESEQIVAVGHDCKCGAHPLHHAVMVCIDLVACGQGGGAYNYEKYPACQFSSSESFRNGCNSKETGLPYICTGYDLYVTREPCVMCAMALVHSRINRVFYGVPSADGALGTKYKIHCRKDLNHRFEVFKGVMLNACEALHKE; from the coding sequence ATGGAACCACAAGCCAAACGGAGGAAAGAAATGGACAAATATGACACTTGGGATGTTATTCCTGTTCTCTCTGATGAGAAATCTCGGGACACTGAATTGTTGCCGGCCTACGCAGCTCCCATCATCGAGAAAAGAGAAACATCTCGCCTGGTCAAAGAGCTTTCCCTGATCTACCCTCTACCCGATCTGCAGCACATAAAAAGAGTGAGGGCTTGCAAAGACAAAAGCAGCCCTCATCCTTTAGAGGTCATTGTGTGCTTGGCCAGGGATGTGGCCAAAGGAGTTATGCTTGCTGATCTGCTTCGCTCACAGTCTtttgactccagtggtttaggGGAACCTTTCCTTGTTGAAATACCTGCCAAACCTCCACTGACCAGACCACAGTTTGAAAAAGCTAGTAAACACTGGCCTACGTCATTTCATGAGGACAAACAAGTGACATCTGCTCTGAAAGGGCAGTTATTCACTGCCGATCAGAAAGCTAAAATGCAAGACTACATGACGGCAGCTATCCAGGCTGCAAAATCAGGTCGGGACATGAGACTGGATGCAGTGGGCGCCGTGATTGTTGACCCAGAATCTGAGCAGATTGTTGCAGTGGGTCATGACTGTAAGTGTGGAGCTCATCCGCTCCATCACGCTGTCATGGTCTGTATTGATCTTGTGGCCTGTGGGCAAGGAGGAGGCGCCTACAATTACGAGAAATATCCAGCATGTCAATTTAGCAGCTCTGAGTCCTTTAGGAATGGCTGCAATTCGAAAGAAACTGGTCTGCCTTACATCTGCACAGGATATGACCTTTACGTCACTCGAGAGCCCTGTGTGATGTGTGCAATGGCTTTGGTCCACTCAAGAATCAACAGAGTGTTTTATGGAGTGCCCTCTGCAGATGGTGCCTTGGGAACCAAGTATAAAATTCATTGCAGAAAAGATTTAAATCATCGCTTTGAAGTGTTTAAAGGGGTGATGCTAAATGCATGTGAGGCTTTACACAAagagtaa
- the ormdl1 gene encoding ORM1-like protein 1 → MNVGVAHSEVNPNTRVMNSRGIWLTYALGVGMLHIVLLSIPFFSVPVVWTLTNVIHNFGMYVFMHAVKGTPFETPDQGKARLLTHWEQLDYGVQFTSSRKFFTISPIILYFLASFYTKYDTAHFVINTASLLSVLIPKLPQLHGVRIFGINKY, encoded by the exons ATGAACGTCGGTGTGGCCCACAGTGAAGTCAACCCAAACACCCGTGTGATGAACAGTCGGGGGATATGGCTGACATATGCACTCGGCGTAGGAATGCTTCACATTGTACTGTTAAGCATTCCCTTCTTCAGTGTTCCTGTTGTGTGGACCCTCACAAATGTTATTCACAATTTT GgtatgtatgtgtttatgcATGCAGTGAAAGGCACACCATTTGAAACTCCAGACCAGGGCAAGGCAAGACTTCTCACACACTGGGAACAGCTGGACTACGGCGTGCAGTTCACATCATCTAGAAAATTCTTTACAATCTCACCAATCATTTT ATATTTTCTCGCCAGCTTTTACACAAAATACGACACAGCACATTTTGTGATAAACACAGCTTCGCTTTTGAGTGTCCTCATCCCAAAACTGCCACAACTCCATGGAGTCAGGATCTTTGGAATAAACAAGTATTAA